A window of the Candidatus Poribacteria bacterium genome harbors these coding sequences:
- a CDS encoding AAA family ATPase, translating to MLPPLQKPLIPYIESLHIKNYRGLQDIELKQLKPLSVFLGPNGSGKSTLFDVFAFLAECFTDGLRRALDKREGFKELRTRGCDGPIAFELKYREEPGTPVITYHLSINENAEGPFVETEWLQWRRGSRGKHVRFLNFHYGKGSVIPGETPDKTDEPIDEHLDDLTTIAASMFGQSTHHPRVSAFRRFITDWYLSDLSADAARQATNDGPQKRLSATGDNLPNVIQYLQERYPERLEKIIASLSNQVPRLEKVDTELRMSGRRQLKIKDAPFDQPILAKFASDGTLKLLSYLTLFHSPQPPQLIGIEEPENYLHPRLLTGLVGEFLEVLMFSQLIITTHSPRLVNELRAEEVWVLYRDEEGFTVCKHASEMLGIKEFMESEAKLGELWMEGYFEFGDPLTNAGGPKRGGRVS from the coding sequence TTGCTACCCCCTCTACAAAAACCATTGATCCCATACATTGAGTCCCTGCATATAAAAAACTACCGGGGACTACAGGATATAGAATTGAAACAACTCAAACCGCTGTCTGTTTTTTTAGGTCCAAATGGCAGTGGAAAATCAACACTATTTGATGTATTTGCGTTCCTTGCTGAATGTTTCACGGATGGGCTGCGCCGTGCTTTGGACAAAAGAGAAGGTTTCAAGGAACTGAGGACACGCGGCTGTGATGGCCCGATTGCATTTGAGTTGAAATATCGAGAAGAACCCGGAACACCGGTTATCACTTATCATCTTTCCATCAATGAAAATGCGGAAGGTCCTTTTGTTGAAACCGAATGGCTGCAGTGGCGGCGCGGAAGTCGAGGAAAACATGTGCGTTTCCTCAATTTTCATTACGGAAAGGGTAGCGTAATCCCTGGGGAAACACCGGATAAAACGGATGAACCTATCGATGAGCACCTGGATGATCTGACAACGATCGCAGCAAGTATGTTTGGTCAATCCACACATCACCCACGCGTTAGTGCCTTTCGACGTTTTATTACAGATTGGTATCTCTCCGACCTTTCTGCCGATGCCGCGCGCCAAGCAACCAACGATGGACCGCAAAAGCGATTGTCCGCAACAGGCGACAACTTGCCCAATGTTATCCAGTATCTGCAGGAAAGATACCCAGAACGTTTGGAAAAAATTATCGCTTCTCTATCAAATCAGGTGCCTCGCTTAGAAAAAGTTGACACGGAATTGAGGATGAGTGGTCGCCGCCAGCTAAAGATTAAAGATGCCCCATTTGACCAACCCATCTTGGCAAAGTTCGCCTCCGATGGCACGTTGAAGCTGCTATCTTATTTAACATTGTTTCATAGCCCACAACCGCCGCAATTAATCGGTATTGAGGAACCTGAGAACTACCTACACCCACGCTTGTTGACCGGTTTGGTCGGGGAGTTTCTTGAGGTGTTAATGTTCTCTCAACTCATAATTACCACGCACTCACCGCGGCTCGTCAATGAACTTCGCGCTGAGGAAGTGTGGGTACTGTATCGGGATGAAGAAGGCTTCACGGTCTGCAAACACGCATCAGAGATGTTAGGAATCAAAGAATTTATGGAAAGTGAGGCGAAGTTGGGAGAACTCTGGATGGAAGGTTACTTTGAATTTGGTGATCCATTGACCAATGCAGGCGGTCCAAAGCGAGGTGGACGTGTATCTTGA
- a CDS encoding toll/interleukin-1 receptor domain-containing protein: MMAENPKVFISYSHDSPEHKRWVSELAARLRHNGIDAILDQWDLGLGDDITRFMERGIVDADRVLVICTGKYVNKANAGEGGVGYERMIVNAELVQNLGTDKFIPIIRQASGKEKTPTFLGTRVYADFTRDSQFDAECEKLIRELHEMPIIEKPPLGKSPFPPVESDTQLTEISDEVKSPSLVYTTASKLVRTGDTLGWRQLVKQVRPNVFKSLIQWRQDELDGQEPKSEESFQAVDKAVEIISPLMVVALAGVESGREEFRNQKSFLDDLLNIAGWSPVGDTVSVHIPEALGYVYHSLHGGLSLSTNQIDLALGLASVKIPDRYNRKELIHAWKMPEFVGWADSFGPDCTKGWEYLANAYERCQWLSLIFEDNVEYQSSLVAYYMLLNIHELAILIASNWQDRLINRSYSSTFDFDVPLTFMTEDQDIYRRAKTLLLRDPDSVSELWTKLNVTHEQMQNLWRNWVHLFKSWLGNVYRSSSVNVNRQIYSSNIIDHQDFLEIL; the protein is encoded by the coding sequence ATGATGGCGGAAAATCCTAAAGTCTTCATTTCATATTCTCACGATTCTCCAGAGCACAAACGGTGGGTATCCGAACTCGCTGCACGACTTCGTCACAACGGAATTGATGCAATACTCGACCAGTGGGACCTTGGATTAGGTGATGATATAACACGATTCATGGAACGTGGCATTGTGGATGCTGATAGAGTGCTGGTTATATGCACAGGCAAATACGTAAACAAAGCAAACGCTGGCGAAGGTGGTGTTGGCTACGAGCGAATGATTGTAAACGCCGAACTTGTTCAGAATTTAGGGACAGACAAATTTATTCCTATCATTCGTCAGGCATCAGGAAAGGAAAAAACACCAACATTTTTAGGAACACGCGTTTATGCTGACTTTACAAGGGACAGTCAATTCGACGCGGAATGTGAAAAATTAATTCGTGAGCTCCACGAAATGCCAATTATAGAAAAACCTCCTTTGGGAAAAAGTCCGTTCCCTCCTGTAGAATCTGACACGCAACTCACTGAAATATCGGACGAGGTTAAATCTCCATCGTTAGTTTACACAACAGCGTCTAAACTCGTACGTACAGGGGATACACTTGGATGGAGGCAACTTGTCAAACAAGTTCGACCAAACGTATTCAAATCCTTAATCCAATGGCGGCAAGATGAATTAGATGGACAAGAACCTAAAAGCGAAGAATCTTTTCAAGCTGTGGATAAAGCAGTTGAAATTATTTCACCTCTAATGGTTGTCGCATTAGCCGGAGTTGAATCGGGTAGGGAGGAATTTAGAAATCAAAAATCTTTTCTTGATGATTTGTTAAACATTGCCGGATGGAGTCCGGTCGGGGACACAGTTTCGGTCCACATCCCTGAAGCCTTGGGATATGTTTACCACAGTCTTCACGGGGGGCTCAGTCTAAGTACAAATCAGATAGACCTTGCCCTTGGTCTCGCATCGGTTAAAATTCCTGATAGATATAATAGAAAAGAACTCATTCATGCTTGGAAGATGCCTGAGTTTGTGGGATGGGCAGACTCCTTTGGACCAGATTGCACAAAAGGGTGGGAATATTTAGCCAATGCGTATGAAAGATGCCAGTGGCTATCTCTCATATTTGAAGATAACGTAGAATATCAAAGTTCATTAGTGGCATATTACATGCTACTGAATATCCATGAATTAGCAATATTAATCGCTTCAAACTGGCAGGATAGGTTAATAAACAGAAGTTACAGTAGTACATTTGACTTTGATGTCCCCCTGACTTTTATGACTGAAGATCAGGATATATATAGACGAGCAAAAACTCTTTTACTTCGTGATCCAGATTCAGTGTCGGAGTTATGGACGAAATTAAATGTGACACATGAACAAATGCAGAATTTATGGAGAAATTGGGTTCACTTATTTAAAAGTTGGTTGGGTAATGTCTATAGATCCTCATCTGTCAACGTTAATAGGCAAATTTATAGTAGCAACATTATTGATCATCAGGATTTCTTGGAGATATTGTAA
- a CDS encoding restriction endonuclease subunit S, whose translation MKSERVTTNLGSLLSLSNGKSSPERSSNLPYPVYGGNGIIGFSNEANSSPGTIIIGRVGSYCGSVHFSNSSCWVTDNAIRAKAMNGNDPRFLFYMLHTLRLNDFQTGSGQPLLNQTILSQIPATIPGLSEQRRIAHILSTLDDKIELNRQMNETLEATARAIFKSWFVDFDPVKAKMDGRRPKCMDTETAALFPSAFQDSPLRRIPKGWQVGTIDEDFNLTMGQSPPGSTYNEDEKGVPFYQGSKDFGFRYPARRVYCTTPKRFAEKGDTLVSVRAPVGDINMASEKCNIGRGVAAVRHKTGSRSYTYYTMQFLQDVFSRYEAEGTVFGSINKTDFQTLAHLRPPNEIIEVFERLVHPLDQTIENNENESRALAQTRDTLLPKLLSGEIRIDDANEILEENDGGKS comes from the coding sequence ATGAAAAGTGAGCGAGTTACAACCAACCTTGGCAGCTTGTTATCCCTCTCCAATGGTAAATCCAGTCCTGAACGCTCCAGCAACTTACCATACCCTGTTTATGGTGGTAATGGGATTATAGGATTCTCCAATGAGGCGAATTCCAGCCCTGGTACTATTATTATCGGGCGTGTTGGTAGTTATTGCGGATCTGTACATTTTAGTAATAGTTCTTGTTGGGTGACCGATAACGCTATTAGGGCTAAGGCAATGAACGGAAACGATCCAAGATTTCTTTTTTACATGCTTCATACGCTTCGCTTGAATGATTTTCAGACGGGTTCGGGACAACCGTTGCTTAATCAGACTATTCTTTCGCAGATACCTGCGACTATCCCAGGGCTTTCTGAACAACGCCGTATCGCTCACATCCTCAGCACGCTTGACGACAAAATTGAACTCAACCGACAGATGAATGAGACGTTGGAAGCGACCGCACGAGCAATTTTCAAGTCGTGGTTTGTGGACTTTGATCCCGTAAAGGCAAAGATGGATGGCCGCAGACCCAAATGCATGGATACTGAAACTGCTGCCCTATTCCCATCAGCGTTTCAGGATTCTCCCTTGCGGAGGATTCCGAAGGGATGGCAGGTTGGGACGATTGATGAAGATTTCAATCTTACAATGGGACAATCACCGCCCGGATCCACGTACAACGAGGATGAAAAAGGGGTGCCATTTTATCAAGGAAGCAAAGATTTTGGTTTTAGGTATCCAGCGCGACGCGTCTATTGTACCACACCAAAACGATTTGCTGAAAAAGGTGATACTCTCGTCAGTGTTCGCGCACCTGTGGGAGATATTAATATGGCTTCGGAAAAGTGCAATATAGGTCGTGGCGTGGCAGCGGTCCGACATAAAACAGGGAGCCGATCCTATACCTACTACACTATGCAGTTTTTGCAGGATGTCTTTTCTCGCTACGAAGCAGAGGGAACGGTTTTTGGATCAATCAACAAAACAGATTTCCAAACGCTTGCCCATCTTAGACCACCCAACGAAATTATTGAAGTATTTGAACGTTTGGTTCACCCTTTAGATCAAACTATTGAGAATAACGAAAATGAATCTCGCGCACTTGCCCAAACCCGAGATACACTGTTACCAAAGTTATTGTCCGGTGAAATTCGTATAGACGATGCAAATGAGATATTGGAGGAAAATGATGGCGGAAAATCCTAA
- a CDS encoding putative DNA binding domain-containing protein, translating to MNFSDAEIKRQMRLGEDSHWEFKEIVFAGDIPKSPRRDDLADEIAAFANTDGGVLLCGVTDASDVQGMSREQMDAIERVLTEICMDRIKPSIRPTILRREIEEGKPFLLVQIPRGDAQYDSPGGSYHRVGSSKRKMTSDERLRLAQQRGQARFLWFDKQPVPETGFGSLDESLWKPLLSTEGAAAPELALEKMGLLTSDENGTTRATVAGVLLCCRFPEEWLPNACISATCYRGKDRASGQIDAQIITGPLNQQIIEAITFAVRNMRVGAYKNPARTNLPQYSERALFEAIVNAVVHRDYAIHNSRIRLSMFADRIEINSPGGLPNNLTIDSMDVRQSTRNEALASMLGRIPVGDIHGSGERQFFMERRGDGVPTIFRETEALSGKKPKYNLIDNSDLFLTIPAADTVLTPATAGILAHYDGNPLLGVELLVLFPNKTWKRATTDESGEAEIDLHTTHLPMTVYAAAPGFAARLVHDWIPAERGLTLEMQSLPESGSVIFPEATGNIPGLSGRLNPIRDTSDRTYLYASNIAINEGQQQPVTFVPGEDLRLTDADGKEMLVRIVSIIGRSVLIEYRPYDKGEAK from the coding sequence ATGAATTTCAGCGATGCAGAAATCAAACGTCAAATGCGCTTAGGTGAAGACAGTCACTGGGAATTCAAAGAAATCGTGTTCGCAGGAGATATTCCAAAGAGTCCTCGTCGTGACGATCTTGCAGATGAGATCGCTGCCTTTGCCAATACCGATGGCGGCGTGCTACTCTGCGGTGTAACCGATGCCAGCGATGTTCAAGGCATGTCGCGCGAGCAGATGGATGCGATCGAACGTGTCTTGACTGAAATTTGCATGGACAGGATTAAACCCTCAATTCGTCCCACTATTCTTCGCAGAGAAATAGAGGAAGGAAAGCCATTCTTGCTGGTTCAGATTCCACGCGGTGATGCCCAATACGATAGTCCTGGCGGCAGTTACCATCGAGTTGGTAGCTCAAAACGCAAGATGACAAGTGATGAGCGATTGCGGCTAGCACAGCAGCGTGGGCAGGCACGTTTCCTCTGGTTTGACAAACAGCCAGTTCCAGAGACCGGCTTCGGATCTTTAGATGAGTCTCTCTGGAAACCATTGCTAAGTACTGAGGGTGCCGCTGCTCCTGAATTGGCGTTGGAGAAAATGGGACTTCTGACCAGCGACGAAAACGGGACAACGCGTGCTACTGTGGCTGGGGTCCTGTTGTGCTGTCGTTTTCCAGAGGAGTGGTTACCTAATGCCTGTATCTCCGCAACCTGTTACCGTGGTAAGGACCGCGCGTCAGGCCAGATAGATGCCCAGATAATTACAGGTCCTCTGAACCAACAAATTATTGAAGCGATTACCTTTGCTGTTCGTAACATGCGCGTCGGCGCCTACAAAAACCCAGCGCGCACCAACCTGCCCCAATATAGTGAAAGGGCACTTTTTGAAGCAATTGTTAACGCCGTTGTCCACCGCGACTATGCGATTCACAATAGTAGGATTCGCCTTTCAATGTTCGCTGACCGTATAGAAATAAACTCCCCTGGAGGTTTACCAAACAACCTCACGATTGATAGTATGGATGTCCGACAATCAACGCGAAACGAAGCCCTTGCCTCAATGCTCGGACGGATACCTGTTGGAGATATCCATGGCTCCGGTGAGCGGCAATTCTTCATGGAACGGCGGGGCGATGGAGTACCAACGATTTTTCGTGAAACAGAGGCTTTGAGCGGAAAGAAGCCGAAGTATAATCTCATTGACAATTCAGATCTTTTTCTCACAATCCCTGCAGCCGATACAGTTCTTACACCTGCAACCGCTGGTATTCTTGCTCACTACGATGGGAATCCGCTGCTTGGAGTTGAATTATTAGTGCTATTTCCGAATAAGACCTGGAAACGTGCAACTACTGATGAGAGTGGCGAGGCAGAAATCGATCTGCATACGACTCACCTCCCGATGACGGTATACGCAGCCGCTCCCGGATTTGCTGCACGCCTCGTACACGATTGGATACCAGCGGAGAGAGGACTGACCCTTGAAATGCAAAGCCTTCCAGAGAGTGGATCGGTAATCTTTCCAGAAGCAACAGGGAACATTCCAGGCTTGTCCGGGCGTTTGAATCCTATTCGTGATACAAGCGACCGGACCTATCTCTACGCCTCCAATATCGCTATAAATGAAGGACAGCAGCAACCGGTTACTTTCGTCCCGGGGGAAGATTTACGCCTCACCGATGCTGATGGAAAGGAAATGTTGGTGCGAATCGTTTCAATCATTGGTAGGTCGGTGTTGATAGAGTATCGTCCTTATGACAAAGGAGAAGCAAAATGA
- a CDS encoding class I SAM-dependent DNA methyltransferase: MAKKKSDTNSNKNGATLGFEATLYQAADKLRNNMDAAEYKHVVLGLIFLKYISDTFEEKHNSLLQEFANPHSDDYIKEESIRYEVVEDRDEYLAENIFYVPKEARWSYLQAKAKQPEIGTLIDNAMHAIEQENLRLKGVLPKNYARPMLDKQRLGELVDLISTIGLGEEENRSKDILGRVYEYFLSQFASAEGKRGGQFYTPRCVVQLLVEMLAPYKGRVYDPCCGSGGMFVQSEAFVEAHGGQRDDISIFGQESNPTTRQLALMNLAIRGIEANFGQEHADSFHNDLHPDLKADYILANPPFNSSDWGGSRLREDRRWAYGAPPPGNANFAWVQHFISHLAPNGIAGFVLANGSMSSNTSTEGEIRKKIIEADLVDCMVALPGQLFYSTSIPVCLWFIARNKENHRFRKRTGETLFIDARRLGRMIDRVHRELTHSEMTRIAETYHAWRGDEGAGEYADVPGFCKSTTLAEVEENGNVLTPGRYVGAEVQEEDSEPFEDTMAHLTKKLTDQMAEARRLDKAIAKNLEIFGFGEDS, encoded by the coding sequence ATGGCTAAAAAGAAATCAGACACAAATTCCAATAAAAACGGCGCAACCCTCGGCTTTGAAGCAACCTTATATCAAGCAGCCGACAAACTCCGAAACAACATGGATGCTGCCGAATACAAACACGTCGTGTTAGGGTTGATCTTCCTCAAGTACATCTCCGATACTTTTGAGGAGAAACACAATTCTCTGCTCCAAGAATTTGCCAATCCACATAGCGATGACTACATCAAAGAAGAATCTATCCGTTATGAAGTAGTAGAGGACAGAGACGAATACTTAGCCGAAAATATCTTCTATGTCCCTAAGGAGGCGCGCTGGTCATATCTACAAGCAAAAGCTAAGCAACCCGAAATTGGAACGCTGATTGATAACGCAATGCATGCGATTGAACAAGAAAATCTGCGTCTGAAAGGCGTTCTACCGAAAAATTATGCGCGTCCGATGCTTGACAAGCAACGCCTCGGTGAACTCGTTGACCTCATCAGCACAATCGGTTTAGGAGAAGAAGAAAATCGCTCAAAAGACATATTAGGCAGAGTCTATGAATACTTCCTTTCGCAATTCGCCAGTGCTGAAGGGAAGAGAGGCGGACAGTTCTACACCCCGCGCTGTGTTGTGCAGCTCCTCGTTGAGATGCTCGCGCCGTACAAAGGACGGGTTTACGATCCATGCTGTGGCTCAGGCGGGATGTTTGTCCAGAGCGAAGCATTCGTCGAAGCACATGGTGGACAACGCGACGACATCTCCATTTTCGGGCAAGAATCAAACCCAACCACACGCCAATTGGCGTTGATGAATCTCGCGATTCGAGGCATTGAGGCGAATTTCGGTCAGGAACACGCCGATAGTTTTCACAACGATCTGCATCCAGACCTAAAAGCCGACTATATCCTCGCCAATCCTCCGTTTAATAGCAGCGATTGGGGTGGATCCCGATTGCGTGAAGACAGGCGTTGGGCTTACGGTGCGCCACCACCTGGCAACGCCAACTTTGCTTGGGTGCAGCATTTTATCTCTCACCTCGCCCCAAACGGCATTGCTGGCTTTGTATTAGCAAACGGTTCGATGAGTAGCAATACCTCAACCGAAGGTGAAATCCGCAAGAAAATTATTGAAGCCGATTTAGTAGACTGCATGGTGGCATTGCCGGGGCAACTTTTCTATTCAACATCAATTCCCGTTTGTCTCTGGTTTATCGCGAGAAATAAAGAAAATCATCGCTTTCGTAAGCGAACCGGCGAAACACTTTTCATAGATGCCCGCAGGTTGGGGAGGATGATAGACCGCGTACACCGCGAGCTAACGCATTCGGAAATGACGCGAATTGCCGAAACCTATCACGCATGGCGCGGCGATGAGGGCGCGGGTGAATATGCCGATGTACCCGGATTCTGTAAAAGCACAACGCTTGCAGAAGTCGAAGAAAATGGTAACGTCCTAACGCCTGGACGTTACGTCGGTGCAGAAGTGCAAGAGGAAGACAGCGAACCGTTTGAAGACACAATGGCACATTTGACCAAGAAATTAACCGATCAGATGGCAGAAGCGAGGCGATTGGATAAGGCTATTGCTAAGAATCTGGAGATATTCGGATTCGGAGAGGATTCATGA
- a CDS encoding sulfatase-like hydrolase/transferase — translation MSDKPHVLLISTDHWPNSLLGVSGHPAIQTPTLDTLARAGTRFTRGYSECPVCVPARKTLMTGTTPRTHKDRVFNDQQGLNGLPTIAQTFRDAGYQAYAVGKLHVYPQRDRIGFDDVILGEEGRLQYGAIDDYELFLGDRGYAGQQFAHGMCNNDYLNRPWHLPEDCHVTNWSTRQMVRMIKRRDPTRPGFWYLSYCHPHPPLAPLQCYMDMYRDIDVDMPYYGDWAKQTEGLPLPIKGRQKQDEHFTEDQIRSARQAFYALCTHIDHQLRVVIGTLREEGLLNNTILLFTSDHGDMLGNHRMWAKRLYYEDSANVPMILVGTAGDERVGHHRVDDRLVGWQDVMPTLLHLAGIDIPDTVEGIPMVGDQKREWLYGEIGVGGSATRMVHEGRFKLIYYATGNYRQLFDLEEDPRELNDLANSSAHAEVRERLTNHLIGELYGDDEKWLQDGKLVGLPDREYRPSPNRALSGQRGLHWPPQPSTGR, via the coding sequence ATGTCTGACAAACCCCATGTGCTTTTAATTTCAACAGACCATTGGCCCAACTCGCTGTTGGGTGTCAGTGGACACCCCGCTATCCAAACACCGACGTTGGACACGCTCGCTCGCGCTGGCACGCGTTTTACACGTGGGTACAGCGAATGTCCTGTCTGTGTTCCAGCGCGAAAGACGTTAATGACGGGAACAACGCCGCGGACCCACAAAGATCGGGTCTTTAACGATCAACAAGGGCTAAATGGACTCCCGACTATTGCCCAAACCTTTCGGGATGCCGGGTATCAGGCGTATGCTGTTGGCAAACTCCATGTCTACCCGCAACGCGATCGGATCGGGTTCGACGATGTGATATTGGGTGAGGAGGGTAGACTCCAATACGGTGCAATTGACGATTATGAGTTGTTCCTTGGCGATAGGGGTTATGCCGGTCAGCAATTCGCACACGGTATGTGTAACAACGATTATCTTAACCGACCTTGGCACTTGCCTGAGGATTGCCACGTCACGAACTGGAGTACACGGCAGATGGTGCGGATGATTAAACGCCGCGATCCAACTCGTCCCGGATTCTGGTACCTCTCGTATTGCCATCCACATCCGCCACTGGCACCGCTCCAATGCTACATGGATATGTATCGCGATATTGACGTAGACATGCCCTATTACGGCGACTGGGCGAAGCAGACTGAGGGGCTGCCCTTACCCATAAAAGGACGGCAGAAACAGGACGAACACTTTACAGAAGATCAGATCCGTTCGGCACGCCAAGCGTTTTATGCCCTCTGTACGCATATTGACCATCAGCTTCGTGTTGTTATCGGGACTTTGCGAGAAGAAGGTCTGTTGAACAACACGATTTTGCTCTTCACGTCCGACCACGGCGATATGCTCGGAAATCATCGGATGTGGGCAAAACGGCTCTACTATGAAGACTCCGCTAACGTTCCCATGATTCTCGTCGGCACCGCGGGCGATGAACGCGTCGGACACCACAGAGTGGACGATCGGCTCGTTGGATGGCAGGATGTCATGCCAACCTTACTCCACTTAGCAGGCATCGACATTCCAGATACGGTTGAAGGCATACCGATGGTAGGCGATCAAAAACGCGAGTGGTTGTACGGTGAGATTGGTGTAGGCGGGAGTGCGACTCGGATGGTCCATGAAGGACGCTTTAAGCTTATCTATTATGCCACTGGGAACTACCGACAACTCTTCGATTTGGAAGAAGACCCAAGGGAATTAAACGACCTCGCCAATTCATCAGCGCACGCTGAAGTCCGTGAGCGACTGACAAATCATTTGATTGGCGAACTCTATGGAGACGATGAGAAATGGTTGCAAGATGGCAAACTCGTCGGTTTACCAGATCGGGAGTATCGACCATCTCCTAACCGCGCCTTGTCGGGCCAACGCGGACTTCACTGGCCACCACAGCCATCTACGGGACGCTAA
- a CDS encoding DUF711 family protein, whose protein sequence is MKIRTITTGIPLPFAPYQLERAAKFNAAAQTYFEANGYEVQTTRVSSQIWDEARDIDAILRLDIQAQAFGIDFLNLGTILPGKRSTKTHLDHVADVIIQSEVLFATVTLTTQSGDVASEITESTADIIQQIAHQTNAGYGNLRFAALMNCPPNTPFFPAAYWQDTRTNFGIGWQAADLVNQAFTGAQNLETALQSLKILMEMEGQKIVALAETLAQEWGIKFVGIDVSPAPMGDESIAYAMEQQLRGYFGERGTLTVAAGLTRTLRSLDLPLCGYSGLMLPVLEDVGLGARSESGYFNLDSLLLYSTVCGTGLDTIPIPGDASNAQLAAILTDVATLSIQLAKPLSVRLFPVPGRKAGDMTHFQSPYLTNTKVMQI, encoded by the coding sequence ATGAAGATCCGAACAATTACGACAGGCATTCCGCTCCCTTTTGCGCCGTATCAACTCGAGCGCGCTGCGAAGTTTAACGCCGCCGCCCAAACCTATTTTGAAGCGAACGGTTACGAGGTACAAACAACACGTGTCAGTTCCCAAATCTGGGATGAGGCGCGGGATATAGATGCAATTCTTAGATTAGATATCCAAGCCCAAGCGTTCGGAATTGACTTCCTTAACTTGGGGACAATCCTGCCCGGAAAACGATCCACAAAAACGCATCTTGACCATGTTGCCGATGTGATTATCCAAAGTGAGGTCCTCTTTGCGACTGTTACCCTCACAACACAATCCGGAGATGTCGCATCGGAGATCACTGAAAGCACAGCAGACATCATTCAACAGATAGCACACCAAACCAACGCTGGCTACGGGAACCTCCGCTTTGCAGCGTTGATGAACTGCCCACCGAATACCCCCTTCTTTCCAGCAGCATATTGGCAAGACACTCGAACGAACTTCGGCATCGGATGGCAGGCGGCGGATTTAGTCAATCAAGCGTTCACGGGTGCCCAAAATTTAGAGACGGCACTGCAAAGCCTGAAAATTCTAATGGAAATGGAAGGTCAAAAAATCGTCGCGCTCGCAGAAACGCTTGCACAGGAGTGGGGCATAAAGTTTGTCGGTATAGATGTTTCCCCTGCCCCGATGGGTGATGAAAGCATCGCTTATGCAATGGAGCAACAACTCCGTGGTTATTTCGGTGAACGCGGTACGCTAACGGTCGCTGCTGGTTTGACACGGACACTCCGATCCCTCGACCTACCTCTCTGCGGTTATTCTGGGTTAATGCTCCCCGTCCTTGAAGATGTCGGATTGGGAGCGCGCAGCGAATCAGGCTATTTTAACCTCGACAGTCTCCTCCTCTATTCTACTGTTTGCGGCACGGGATTGGATACAATTCCTATACCCGGGGACGCTTCAAACGCTCAGCTTGCCGCCATCCTCACTGATGTTGCGACCCTCTCTATTCAACTCGCTAAGCCTTTATCCGTTCGTCTTTTTCCGGTTCCGGGACGTAAGGCGGGTGACATGACCCACTTCCAGTCTCCATATCTGACAAATACGAAAGTAATGCAAATATAG